CAGCTTCTGCTGTCCGGCACCACCAATTTCCTGCATGACGATGTGGCGGGCGTAACGTTCCAGTTCGGCTGGGGAGAGCATTCTGGGTCCTGTTTGCCTGTGTTCGCTTCTTGTTTGGAAAGGCTGCTTGTCTGGCTCAGCCCAGCACCCGGCTGACGAGACGAGCCGTGTAGTCCACCATCGGAATCACCCTTGCATAGTTGAGCCGTGTCGGGCCGATCACGCCGAGAACGCCGACAATGCGCTGGTTGCTGTCCCGGTAAGGGGACACCACCAGCGACGAACCGGACAGCGAAAAGAGATTGTTTTCCGATCCAATGAAGATCCTCACGCCGTCTCCCTTTTCCGCAAGGCCGAGCAGCTGGATCAGGTCCTTCTTGTTTTCAAGGTCGTCGAAGAGAAGACGGATGCGCTCCAGATCTTCGGCAGCTTCCAGGTCGGTCAGAAGGTTGGAACGGCCGCGCACGATCAGCGTGCCGGGATCGTTGGCCCCCTCGCCGCCCCAAAGCGCCAGACCGGCGTCGATCACCTTCTGGCTGAGCAGGTCGAGCTCTGCCTGATCCGCATCGCGCACCTTTTCCAGGTCGGTGCGGATCTCGGCAAGGGTTTTGCCCTGGATCTGGGCGTTGAGATAGTTGGTGGCTTCAACAAGCGCGGACGCCGGCAGGTTTGGCGGCAGGTTGACCACCCGGTTTTCCACCGAGCCATCGTCGCTGACCAGCACCACCAGCGCCTTTTGCGGTTCGATCCGCACGAATTCGATATGTTTGAGCCGCATGTCGGTCTTGTGGGTCAGCACCACCCCGGCTCCCATGGAAAGGCCTGACAGCATCTGGCTGGCTTCGGTGAGAACCTGTTCAGCCGAATTGGCCCGTTGCGAGGCCTTCACCTGCACATCGATCTGCTGCCGCTCTTCCTGGGTCAGATCGCCCACTTCCAGAAGCGCATCGACGAAGAACCTCAGGCCGATTTCGGTCGGCAGCCGGCCGGCGCTGGTATGCGGAGCATGCAGGAGGCCCATATGCTCCAGGTCCGACATGACATTGCGCACGGATGCGGGCGACAGCGAAACGCTGAGATTGCGCGAAACATTGCGGGACCCGACCGGCTCGCCGGTCTCCAGGTAGGTCTCGACGATCGAACGGAAGATTTCTCTAGATCTCTTGTCGAGGTCGCTCAGGCTCAAGGCATGTTCTCCAGGGACGGACCAATTCGGTCATCAACGTGTGTTTCCCTCAAGATATAGGCGCAAATTGGGGCTGACGTGAAGTATCCCGTTGCCAGCTCTTTACGCAGACGGATCTTGAGGTCTACAAGGCCTCAACGAATACGTCGGGGAACCAGTGATTTCCCGAAACCGCAAAGCTCGAAAGGGATTTCAATGCGTCCGTCCAAACGCGCCGCCGACGAACTGCGTGCCGTCACCCTGGAACGAGGTGTTTCCAAACATGCCGAGGGCTCTTGCCTGGTCAAGTTCGGCGACACGCATGTTCTGTGTACTGCGAGCCTGGAAGAGC
This genomic interval from Labrenzia sp. VG12 contains the following:
- the hrcA gene encoding heat-inducible transcriptional repressor HrcA yields the protein MSLSDLDKRSREIFRSIVETYLETGEPVGSRNVSRNLSVSLSPASVRNVMSDLEHMGLLHAPHTSAGRLPTEIGLRFFVDALLEVGDLTQEERQQIDVQVKASQRANSAEQVLTEASQMLSGLSMGAGVVLTHKTDMRLKHIEFVRIEPQKALVVLVSDDGSVENRVVNLPPNLPASALVEATNYLNAQIQGKTLAEIRTDLEKVRDADQAELDLLSQKVIDAGLALWGGEGANDPGTLIVRGRSNLLTDLEAAEDLERIRLLFDDLENKKDLIQLLGLAEKGDGVRIFIGSENNLFSLSGSSLVVSPYRDSNQRIVGVLGVIGPTRLNYARVIPMVDYTARLVSRVLG